One region of Oryza sativa Japonica Group chromosome 5, ASM3414082v1 genomic DNA includes:
- the LOC107276762 gene encoding uncharacterized protein translates to MQLRRLLGLSGEVSGRLRRSLSTAASRPAPAWAMMDDAVRLDERVPPERRPTLRLAEPPRVSRLTVPLHCLLCPATPGTEGNVACRINICTASSGGLLLLRTVFDLAQVPDHVKFPIPISKDDTTWPPLPGLKSHTEVSRVVCNPLTAELLRLPEDPDTVGESKSWHNLLHGFLTQADRADGPPDRFAVAEIRGADCVMHRFLSEKGRWEATMSLSSLSFTRQILIDQPVVSFGGRMWWIDLAWGAVSVDPFPDQPDVRYVLLPSGSVLPADAASIEMRRGKVGLRRWRRIGVSEGRLRYVEVSGAKPFVLSSFVLDDDGGGRWTLAHRVALGPLSPAGPLQIGAIDPLNASVVYLVVGGDDGKHVIGVDMERRMVIASFLLDEPTVFTPFVLPPWLASSRIQGYSH, encoded by the exons atgcAGCTCCGGCGCCTCCTTGGCCTCTCCGGTGAGgtctccggccgcctccgccgctccctctccacggccgcctcgcgccccgcccCCGCGTGGGCCATGATGGACGACGCGGTGCGGTTGGACGAGCGAGTGCCGCCGGAGCGGCGCCCGACGCTCCGCCTCGCCGAGCCCCCGCGCGTCTCCCGCCTCACCGTCCCCCTCCACTGCCTCCTGTGCCCCGCTACACCGGGCACCGAAGGCAACGTCGCCTGCCGCATCAACATCTgcacggcgagcagcggcggcctcctcctcctccgcaccGTGTTCGATCTCGCCCAGGTGCCCGACCATGTCAAGttccccatccccatctccAAGGACGACACCACCTGGCCTCCGCTCCCCGGCCTCAAGTCCCACACGGAGGTCTCCCGCGTCGTCTGCAACCCTCTCACCGCCGAGCTGCTCCGCCTCCCGGAGGACCCGGACACCGTCGGCGAGAGCAAGAGTTGGCACAATCTTCTCCACGGCTTCCTCACCCAAGCCGACCGCGCGGACGGGCCACCCGACAGGTTCGCGGTAGCCGAAATCAGAGGCGCGGATTGCGTCATGCACCGGTTTCTCTCGGAGAAGGGGAGGTGGGAGGCGACGATGAGCTTGTCCTCGCTGTCGTTCACGCGCCAGATTCTCATCGACCAGCCGGTGGTGTCCTTCGGCGGCAGGATGTGGTGGATCGACCTGGCCTGGGGCGCCGTCTCCGTCGACCCGTTCCCCGACCAGCCGGACGTCCGCTACGTCCTCCTGCCTAGCGGCAGCGTGCTGCCCGCCGACGCGGCGAGCATCGAGATGCGGCGGGGGAAGGTGGGGCTGAGAAGGTGGCGGCGCATCGGGGTCAGCGAAGGGAGGCTGCGGTACGTCGAGGTGTCCGGTGCCAAGCCGTTCGTGCTCAGCTCCTTCgtgctcgacgacgacggcggcggccgctggaCGCTGGCGCACCGCGTGGCGctcggcccgctctcgccggcgGGGCCCTTGCAGATCGGCGCCATCGATCCGCTCAACGCCAGCGTCGTGTACCTCGTggttggcggcgacgacggcaagcaCGTCATCGGCGTCGACATGGAAAGGCGCATGGTGATTGCGAGTTTTCTGCTCGACGAGCCCACCGTGTTTACGCCTTTCGTGCTCCCTCCGTGGCTTGCATCAAGCCGGATACAAG GTTACTCACATTGA
- the LOC4339059 gene encoding uncharacterized protein yields MMQLRHLLGLSGEVSGRLRRSHSTAASRPAWAMMADMGLVHTEQEPPEPITTATFCLASPPRVSQLVVPIRFIVSLAVPVDDGSKGEVISRGTICAANSGGLFLVRTALELVQVPAHGGNPVFIPRPKDDTWPPLPGLKSDTKVVRVVCNPLTGGELLPLPEEDPDTGDTGGTWRFVKPGFLTQADRGDGPPDRYAVAEIRGEDSIMHRFLSETGRWDATPGFSSAIPAARPAITADHPVVSFGGRMWWIDLAWGAVSVDPFAAEPDFRFVELPSGSVLPAADAISFERRRLQEAPLSRYRRVGVSEGRLRYVEVSEASPFVLSCFTLDDEGGSGWTLEHRVALGRLWSEPLQETPRIGALDPLKASVVYLMIGEDGRHVVGVDLEKGVMIGSCLLEHPIGLTPCVLPPWLETSRIPSTGTLSSKKTNAESKSLGDMLVRVDRGC; encoded by the exons ATGATGCAGCTCCGGCACCTCCTTGGTCTCTCCGGCGAGGTCtctggccgcctccgccgctcccaCTCGACGGCCGCCTCGCGACCCGCGTGGGCCATGATGGCCGACATGGGGTTGGTCCACACGGAGCAAGAACCGCCGGAGCCAATCACGACCGCGACCTTCTGCCTCGCCTCGCCACCGCGCGTCTCCCAGCTCGTCGTCCCCATCCGCTTCATCGTGTCCCTCGCTGTCCCCGTCGACGACGGCAGCAAGGGGGAGGTCATCTCCCGCGGCACCATCTGCGCGGCGAACAGCGGCGGCCTCTTCCTCGTCCGCACCGCGCTCGAGCTAGTCCAAGTTCCTGCCCATGGCGGAAACCCCGTCTTCATCCCCAGGCCCAAGGATGACACCTGGCCGCCGCTCCCTGGCCTCAAGTCCGACACCAAAGTCGTCCGCGTCGTCTGCAACCCTctcaccggcggcgagctgcTCCCCCTCCCGGAGGAGGACCCTGACACCGGCGACACGGGCGGTACTTGGCGCTTTGTCAAGCCCGGCTTCCTCACCCAAGCCGACCGCGGCGACGGGCCGCCTGATCGATACGCGGTGGCGGAGATCAGAGGCGAGGATTCCATCATGCACCGATTCCTCTCGGAGACGGGGAGGTGGGACGCGACGCCGGGCTTCTCGTCCGCGATCCCCGCGGCGCGTCCAGCGATCACCGCGGACCATCCGGTGGTGAGCTTCGGAGGCCGGATGTGGTGGATCGACCTGGCCTGGGGCGCCGTCTCCGTCGACCCGTTCGCGGCCGAGCCGGACTTCCGCTTCGTCGAGCTGCCGAGCGGCAGCGTgctgcccgccgccgacgcgataAGCTtcgagaggcggcggctgcaggAGGCGCCGCTGAGCAGGTACCGGCGCGTCGGGGTCAGCGAGGGGAGGCTGCGCTACGTCGAGGTGTCCGAGGCGTCGCCGTTCGTGCTCAGCTGCTTCACGCTCGACGACgaaggcggcagcggctggACTCTGGAGCACAGAGTGGCGCTCGGCCGGCTCTGGTCGGAGCCATTGCAGGAGACACCGCGGATCGGTGCTCTCGATCCGCTGAAAGCTAGTGTGGTGTACCTCATGATCGGCGAGGATGGTAGGCACGTTGTCGGGGTGGACTTGGAGAAGGGGGTGATGATCGGGAGCTGTCTGCTGGAGCATCCCATCGGGCTGACACCCTGCGTGCTCCCGCCATGGCTTGAAACAAGCCGGATCCCTTCTACAG GAACCCTTTCGAGCAAGAAGACCAATGCTGAAAGTAAGAGTTTGGGAGACATGCTGGTTCGTGTAGATAGAGGCTGTTAA
- the LOC4339060 gene encoding uncharacterized protein, protein MQLRRLLALSGEVSGRLRRRSHSTFASPSRPAWAMVVSEPQEEAPELRATFRLAEPPRASQLLVPYDAIRPRGSQGPLCAAAEEATSEDGLLLLRAIVAHGACACAHATAPNLPASSRPPGQRSVARVVCNPLTGQLLRLPDIDGASSEVSPGLMGYAGLLTQADGGDGPPDRYAVAEVSCDDFVMHRFLSETGRWDAMPGFLSPLPAARPIVVDQPVVAFGGRLWWIDLAWGAVSVDPFADEPDFRFVELPRGRVLPSSNEMSFERRRRKKVLSTHRRVGVSEGTLRYVEVSGVEQFVVRSYVLDDDGSSWTMEQSTALRAQGAPFPGMPGIACIDPVNADVVYIMVGSGLVLGVDMERGMGFGLSVLDEPAWPTPCVLPPWLESTRIPSSTETLLSKKTNVERKSLADMLVRVDRCC, encoded by the exons atgCAGCTCCGGCGACTCCTTGCTCTCTCCGGTGAGgtctccggccgcctccgccgccgctcccactcGACGTTCGCCTCTCCCTCGCGTCCTGCGTGGGCCATGGTGGTCAGCGAGCCGCAAGAGGAGGCGCCGGAGCTACGCGCGACCTTCCGCCTCGCAGAGCCCCCGCGTGCCTCCCAACTCCTCGTCCCCTACGACGCCATCCGTCCCCGCGGTAGCCAGGGCCCCCTTTgtgccgccgccgaggaagcGACCAGCGAGGACggcctgctcctcctccgcgccattgTTGCGCATGGCGCCTGCGCCTGCGCCCACGCGACGGCTCCCAACCTCCCCGCTTCGTCTCGGCCTCCGGGCCAGAGGAGCGTCGCTCGCGTCGTCTGCAACCCTCTCACCGGCCAGCTGCTCCGCCTCCCGGACATCGACGGTGCAAGCAGCGAGGTTTCGCCCGGTCTGATGGGCTACGCCGGCTTGCTCACCcaagccgacggcggcgacgggccgCCCGACAGGTACGCGGTGGCCGAGGTCAGCTGCGACGACTTCGTCATGCACCGATTCCTCTCGGAGACGGGGAGGTGGGACGCGATGCCGGGATTCCTGTCCCCGCTGCCGGCCGCGCGCCCGATCGTCGTGGACCAGCCGGTGGTGGCTTTCGGCGGCCGGCTGTGGTGGATCGACCTCGCCTGGGGCGCCGTCTCCGTCGACCCGTTCGCCGACGAGCCCGATTTCCGATTCGTCGAGCTGCCGAGGGGCAGAGTGCTGCCTTCATCCAACGAGATGAGCTTCGAGAGGCGACGACGGAAGAAGGTGCTGAGCACGCACCGGCGCGTCGGGGTCAGCGAGGGGACGCTGCGCTACGTCGAGGTGTCCGGAGTGGAGCAGTTCGTGGTCAGGTCCTACGTGCTCGACGACGATGGCAGCAGCTGGACGATGGAGCAGAGCACAGCGCTGCGGGCGCAAGGGGCGCCCTTCCCGGGGATGCCAGGCATCGCTTGCATCGATCCGGTTAACGCCGACGTCGTGTACATCATGGTCGGGAGCGGGCTCGTTTTGGGAGTGGATATGGAGAGGGGGATGGGGTTTGGGCTTTCTGTGCTGGATGAGCCTGCCTGGCCGACACCCTGCGTGCTCCCGCCGTGGCTTGAATCAACCCGGATCCCTTCTTCTACAG AAACCCTTTTGAGCAAGAAGACCAATGTTGAAAGGAAGTCTTTGGCAGACATGCTGGTTCGTGTAGATAGATGCTGTTAA